The Pseudomonadota bacterium genome includes the window AGGTGTTCTGGGCATATCAACCATGTATAGCCCACTTCCAATCATCGCAAAAATCAAAATCGCCAGTGACCAGTGTAAGGTTTTGCTGAACGTTCCGTAGGTTGTTGTTGTGTTTTGTATTTTCATTGCAGTTTTTGTTTACGTGATTTTCTAGCCGCTTGCAACCCTAATCAGGGCAGTTCAGTGAAAATGGGCTGCTTGCGGATCGTCATCCTGAACGTTGGATTTTGAATTCAAGTCTGACTTCTGACCTCTGACCTCTGATTTCTGACTACCAAGTATGTTCATACCCCTTAAAATGCAAACCAATAGATTGATTATGCTCATTTAAAAGGTGAATACGGTTTTTATCTTCGTCTGAATCGTAGCCTCCCAGATGTCCAACAAGTGTAATTGGGAGATTTAAACTTTGGCTTAAAAAAGCAATGTGATCGGATTCACTGGGGGGAGCTGTGAAAATGAGCTCATAATCGTCACCGCCATTGAGAATAAGGTTGAGCAACTGGTTCTTACGTTGATCATTACCGCAATCCAGTAATTCTTGCAAAAATGAAGAGACTGGCAATGCTGACAATTGCACCCAGGCCGAAAGGTCTGACGCCTTACAAATATGCTCAAGGTCAGCTAGAAATCCATCAGAGATATCGATAGCAGCATGCGCACAACCGCGCAGCTTTTGCCCCAAGGAGAGACGAGGTTGTGGTAACTGATAGCGGTCAATAAAGTGGCTCTTGAGATCCTGGGGAACAGCCTTAAAATTTTCTTCAAGGACTTGTAATCCCACTGCACTATCACCAAGTGTACTCGATACGTATAATCGATCTCCAGGCTGGGCTTTACGGCGGGCTAATGCCATTTTTGCAGGGACAGTTCCCAATACAGTGATGGTAATGACGAGCGGGCCGTTGACTTTTGTTGTATCTCCCCCTAAAAGCTTCACTTTAAACCGTTTTTGATCCTGAGCAAGGCCAGACGAAAATGATGCCAGCCAAGACTCTGTTATATCAGCGGGCAAACTCAAGTTTAAAAGGTACCCAAAAGGCGTTGCCCCCATAGCTGCAAGATCTGACAAATTTGTGCGCAATGCTTTTTTGGCAATGCGATCGGCTGGATCTCGGCCTCGAAAGTGTACACCAGCAATCAATGTATCGGTGGCAATAACTGTTTGTTGGTCTGGGCCTGTAGTTAGATCAGGGGTTAGACCAGAGGTGAGACCAGGGGTTAGACTTGAGGGTAACACCGCTCCATCATCCAGCAGCCAGATTCGATCTCCGCCCATGAGGGGAGCAAAAAACCGATCAATTAGAGAAAATTCGTGTAAAGACATAAGGCAATCCAATAATGATGTGGCGGCGGCGGTGATGTGACGATGGTGTATGAAAAGCGTATGCGCGGGCGTTGTGGCTCATATATCACCGCTGCCCTCCTCCTCCTCCTCCTTCATCTTCCCAAGTGATGCACTCGGTGGTGTCACACGCCTTTAGAAAATCTTCAACCTCGTGTGCTGGCACATCCTTGGCCTTAGTATCATCACGCAGGGTTAAATCAAGCTCTCTTGCAACCCGATCCAAAATTCCGTTAACAAATCCGGGCTCTTTGCCATCAAAGTAATCTTTAGCAATGTCCACATATTCGTTGATGACAATAGCTGCAGCCAGCGAAGGATCTTTCAAGAATTCTCCGCATCCAGCACGTAAGACGCTGCGCAGGACAGAATCCAACCGCAAGAATGGCCAACCTTCTGGAAGAGCCTGCTTGATAAGAGCATCAATGCGTTCGTGATTTTCAAGCGTATGGGTGACGATTTTGCCAAAAAACTCCTGGTCTACCAATACGTCATGCTCTGGATCAGAGGCTTGGGCGAAACGATACGTGATAAATTCATCAACTAAGCTGGAAGTGGAACAGGGGATTTTCTCCCATTGGTAGATGGCTTGCACGGCGGCCAAGCGTGCAGCGTGCCGGCCCAAATGTCGCGGCGACTTTCCATGAGTGATCATATCATCTTTTTCAGGCATAACCCCTACATCATGCCGAAGCGATTCCAGTTAAGCAAGAAAGAATTTGCTCTTTGCAGGGTTGTTCAGTGAAAATGTATTGCCTAAGGATCGTCATATATGACGGCCCTTGGGGGATGAGCGTCGATTTGAAAAACTTGACACATTTGCACAAGTTCGGCATCCTCAAGTTGCTAGTTTAGCTCAGAAATTGCATGGGAAATTTTGGCAACTTTTCAAATTTCTTGAGAAAATAGATATGCCGGCTGGGCAATTATATTGACTCTGACAACTATTAGAGTTATAATAATTGTGTTAGGTGTAAAAACGAGGAGAATTATTATGGAAATGCAGAAAAATGAAGATACATGCGTACATTCTCCCATCATTCACATAGGAACAGATGATGTACGCAAGAGGATGGGAGAGATTTTAGACTGCGTTAACTTACGCGGTGATGAGTTCCTCATTGAAAGGAAACACAAACCTTTAGCAGTATTGATTCCAGTGCAAAAGCACACTGCCATTGAAAAGTTATCTCGATTGTTTTTGGAAAATAGTCTTACAAAAATGCAAAAGCATATTTCGCAAGAGGAAGCAGATTTACTAGCGGATAGTGCAAAACATGCCGTAAGAGTTCGGGACTAATGAGGATTGTCCTCGATACCAATGTCTTTGTAAGCGCGTTAATAAAACCAGAGGGGACAACGGGAATAGTGTTGAAAACAGTTCTTCAAATTCAACAACACACTTTGTTGCTTTCACAGGATATTCTTGAAGAACTTGAATCAACTTTAACCTATCCAAAAATTAAGAAGTGTATCGTCTTAAATAGTGATCAAATTGACTTGTGGGTTGCTTCATTGAGAATGGTCGCACACGAGGTGAACCCCAGATTTGATTATCCAACCTTGGTGCCTGATGACCCAAAAGATGATCGATACATCATTGCCGCTATTGAAGGAAAAGCAGATTGCATCGTCAGTGGTGATAAACATCTACTAAACCTAAATCCATATGAAAGAATTCCTATCCTTAAACCAGCAGAATTTTTGAATGATTTGTAGCTGATCGGGTTAAATCCCATAAAGGTACGCAATGCGACATAGGATTTTGGCGAGCTTTTATTATTATCCATGCTGAATAGCAGAAAAATGAAGAAATTTCCCATCTGAAATTTGAGATGGCGGCTCGTTTGAGCAACCCTAACACTGGGCCAATTTGACGTAACTTAGATTTCTAGAGAGCCTCAAATTATTAACAGCCGCTCCCGCTGGACCAATAGCCCTTTGATAAATAAGTAATATTTTTTTAGGTTTTCGTAAACTTTTTCTGAAATTTCTTTTTTAATTCAAATATTTCACTAATGACCGTAGTAAGGTGATGCAATCAAAATACGTAAGTAACTGACAAATAACAAGAAAACAGCAAGAAAGTTTACGAAAAGTAAAAAATTTTTTCTTTGTTTTTCAAGTGGTTATTGGTTGAGCCCCCACAAACTGCAACAAACAAGTAGCAAAAAGAAAAATAAAAAGGCTTAAGAATAAATTATTTAAAACGATGATTTACAAGAGCTTACTCTTTGAACAAAATCACCCATTTCGTTCATGAATGTAGGCCTGTAAGGCCTTCTTTGCTAGAATGTTTAAATTCATTTCATGGGACTGGGCATACAAGGTAGCTTCCCTATGGAGGTCAGAACCAACTCTTATATTAAAAGATCCCTTAAATGCTTTCTCAGGTTCTGTTCCTTGCTCTTCGCAAAATTCTAAATAATCATCCACAGCCTTATAAAAGGCTTCTTTAAGAGTTCGAACACTTGTGCCCTCATAAGAAATTAGGCTCCTAATGAATTCAATTTTTCCAAAGAAAACTTCATCTTTATCACTATAGTGTACAGATCCATAATAACCTTCATATTCCATACAATCTTTCATATCAAATTCTCCTTTTGTAACAACTCAAGCACTTGGTTTAATTGATACCTCTTCAATATTTTCGTGGGGTGAGGTTCGTGAAGGCTTATATGCCCGTATTCCTCATGATAAAACTTTCGACGAGATCCACTGCTTTTACCTTTTGGAGCAAGCTCATACCCAAACCCTACAAGCAATCTTGAGAACTCATCCCACGTAAAGTCTTTAGGCTTTGATTTGAGTCGATCTATTAACTTGCTGCGTTTTGTCACCATTTACCCCTTACATTTTCATTCTAACAGCAAACAAGATATAGTGCAACTATTTTTAGTTACAATGTCGGTATACCCGTCCCGGGTATACGTTATCTCAGGAGTTCTGTATGCTTGAAATTGTCATGTTTCACTGGGAACTATGCATAACATTCCCCAACGAATTACATAGAAATTAAATTAAATTTACTGTTGCTTCATCAAGAAATTTGCGCTAGGTTGTATTTAAGTCGTGACGCAACGGGTACTCAAACACCCATCGCGCCACTCACCACGATCGATCTAACCACTAGGAGATCAACCAATGGCTGACGCCAACATACTATATCTCGTCCCTATTTACCACCAAAAGCGCTGCTGTGTACCACAAGTTTGCTTATTTCGCGTATTCTTGTGGCAAAAGTCTGCGGTGCAGACGGTGGCCTCCCAGGACTTGAG containing:
- the thiL gene encoding thiamine-phosphate kinase; its protein translation is MSLHEFSLIDRFFAPLMGGDRIWLLDDGAVLPSSLTPGLTSGLTPDLTTGPDQQTVIATDTLIAGVHFRGRDPADRIAKKALRTNLSDLAAMGATPFGYLLNLSLPADITESWLASFSSGLAQDQKRFKVKLLGGDTTKVNGPLVITITVLGTVPAKMALARRKAQPGDRLYVSSTLGDSAVGLQVLEENFKAVPQDLKSHFIDRYQLPQPRLSLGQKLRGCAHAAIDISDGFLADLEHICKASDLSAWVQLSALPVSSFLQELLDCGNDQRKNQLLNLILNGGDDYELIFTAPPSESDHIAFLSQSLNLPITLVGHLGGYDSDEDKNRIHLLNEHNQSIGLHFKGYEHTW
- the nusB gene encoding transcription antitermination factor NusB — protein: MPEKDDMITHGKSPRHLGRHAARLAAVQAIYQWEKIPCSTSSLVDEFITYRFAQASDPEHDVLVDQEFFGKIVTHTLENHERIDALIKQALPEGWPFLRLDSVLRSVLRAGCGEFLKDPSLAAAIVINEYVDIAKDYFDGKEPGFVNGILDRVARELDLTLRDDTKAKDVPAHEVEDFLKACDTTECITWEDEGGGGGGQR
- a CDS encoding putative toxin-antitoxin system toxin component, PIN family, whose product is MRIVLDTNVFVSALIKPEGTTGIVLKTVLQIQQHTLLLSQDILEELESTLTYPKIKKCIVLNSDQIDLWVASLRMVAHEVNPRFDYPTLVPDDPKDDRYIIAAIEGKADCIVSGDKHLLNLNPYERIPILKPAEFLNDL
- a CDS encoding type II toxin-antitoxin system HicB family antitoxin; the encoded protein is MKDCMEYEGYYGSVHYSDKDEVFFGKIEFIRSLISYEGTSVRTLKEAFYKAVDDYLEFCEEQGTEPEKAFKGSFNIRVGSDLHREATLYAQSHEMNLNILAKKALQAYIHERNG
- a CDS encoding type II toxin-antitoxin system HicA family toxin; protein product: MTKRSKLIDRLKSKPKDFTWDEFSRLLVGFGYELAPKGKSSGSRRKFYHEEYGHISLHEPHPTKILKRYQLNQVLELLQKENLI